The sequence aataattttatatagttattaatattactacttttgaatatgttttaaattacagaaataatatgagaaaagtttatgagattttctttattgtaaatatatgaattattatttttcacaagaaaagaaggttatactttttttttccattttaagaattacgcgtacgaaaatttgtactctttatatgagattagaaaaattagaagttaagaaaatatatgtatttttacatggatgttctaaataataatatatgtatttatttatatggtaccacatgaccatgatagtaaagtatattatagtaaggtgtataaagtgtattaaaagtaagtagtgttttaagtaatttgaaataatccTTAATCATGtgaattattggataatgggatgACAAAACTTTGGATAAAGATTAAGGTAACATGGCAGTCACGGGGAAAATATATCAAGTGACTCATTACACCAATTTGTAACCCGTCAATTCCAATGGTACTTACAAgtacctgtaagcacgtgatttttgccatatgaaagaattactcccaaaaatttaaaataaatcgattttccttggtgtgcaattttgagaatttttgtgttatttttcttgtattgtttgcatttgtctgcgcatgtttattttataaattaataaaaaaatataaaaaaatacgtCACATTTGCGTTTAGGATTTAAgtttacaattgttagtaattaagtttgttttacaaaaatgaaaattacaaaaaataggcatcttttgcatttttggcatttaatgtccaattgtacaattttatgcttaattgttacttaattgtgtgttaattgttattgggagttaatttgcgcttttataaattaatttagttctatatgataatttaaggatttttagaatttagtttaagaaaaataaaagaagaaaagagagcaaaaatgtaaagaaaatcggaattaggctcttcttcaaattcaagccacaagcccaaaaaatacccaaccttccccatgacccggtccatctcaacatgggtcgatccggtccgccccataacccctcttcatttttcatttttcccaaaaacaaaacaaaaaaccaaaccctaaaactaaaccatccgcccctctctttctctcttctccttcaccaTCCCAAAGACCCTGAAAAACCCCAAGTAGCCATGGCTGCTGCCCTTTACCCCCGTCGTCGAACCTCCATAGTCACACCAAATGACCCCGCTGCCACTGCTTCATCTTGTTCATCGCCTCACCACCACGAAGCTCGTTTTCTCCATGTCGAGCTCGAAGCTTGTTCATGGCTGCCCTCTCCTTTCATCTTCGGACCAGCTCCAAACGACCACCCCCTTGttgcgtcttcttcttcttctactcctTCAAGCCCTAGCGTCAAGTGAAACCCATGACTGCCTCCTTCACCTCCCCAACTGCCTCGTCGACCTCGAGCAAAACCCAAGCGTTCACGTCCCAAATGACCTCCAGCTCGGCGACGCAGCAACAACAACTACTGCGTCCACCATCGTTGTTGCTTATTCCTTTCCAGTCGCAGCTTCAGGCAGTTCACCATGGCTGCTGCCGCTCGACGACCATGATGGCAGTTCACGTCGCTGCTACCCGCTGCTGCTCCATCACGTTGCTGCTGCTTTGGTTTCGTCCGTGTTGTTGTTGCTCGATGCTGCTGCTTCGTCCAGCTTCGTTCATCATCCATGGCTGCCACTGCCCAACCACAAACAACTGCTGCTCGTCGATCTTCAGTTTCAATCCGTCGAGGTCGTCGTTTAttgttttgagttcgtcaaggttAAAAGGAAGGTGAGTTTTTTGTTGGTTAGTCGTTGTTCGTGGctccgatccggttagtgggtttgagtttcactgttgtccgtattttgtttttgatattctcgaatctaaaatcggtaaatgtttgatttttgttttgttcgtgttcattgttttgttaatttttcagtttgttcatgtgaaattgttagtttaatgtcgttagattcaaattgaagtttaattaattatttcttcagtttgtttcatgtgttgttatatattttttcagaaattgttaatgttggttaaatcatttgaatccgtcatgtttgttgtttaaaatagatttaattcatgttcatctttgtttgaagttcgtttgtaaccccagtgatttaatgtgagtttaggttttggtttttgatttgttgatttagtttgaatcatgtattttgttgttgaaatttgtttagaaattggtcatatttgctgtattttggttgagattgattaggtgattggttatagctgatgggggtagtttggtaaattgcagtacgttcaggggtaaaatggtaatttcagtaaggtcggaggggtatttttggaatttaacataaattagtgggggaataatgtaattgtttatgttaagcatgagggacaagatgtaatggggtggggttgatataattgtttaatataatgggggacaagacataatgtagtggggtgggaataatgtaattatttatgtaagcatgggggacaagggtttaaagtaaagaaaacattaagtagtggggaaaagcatgcaattggggggaatatttcgggttggggattcaagacaagagtcttgttataaatagagtcatttgacacattttaaaGAGAGCTTTTAAGACTTGAGAGGGACTTAGACTTGAACTTGAAGGATTTTTGGGGAGAACATTTTtgagagaggaatacattctgaaaaatctgaagagagtgtgatagagtttaaaaagagaaaacaaaaaacaaagtgagaaacgagtttagtttcgggttttaatacacgcgtgagttgttgctgtttagttggtttacaaacttttgggtttgttctgttgagttgttcggtttttcttcaaagttttctagGCCTTAAATCTGGTTCGAATTGCTGCTGTTgggttgctgtgtatttacactactgctgcttctactgatcttcatcttctttccttactttccaaataccaggtacacaaactgatacactggttcatcttgtaagccactcgaagcatgaatgcaaaaatgagaaggatttgaagttgtagtttaatgtagtcttttcttttttttactgtctgtatataaaatattatatccgttgtccatgtaaactctttaaacgactcatTTTCGAAACTtgactataataactcgaaagtatgtaaataaagtaggaccttttcttcatttattttagaaaacgaacttaatagaaaaaacgtagtcactataggtctatccttttaaataaaatgagacgagcctcgccaaataaaatgcacagattgcggggccatCACAAAATGTATGCTTTAATTATTTAGAACTCgagatcggccgcttagcgaactccacggccttacccaaaataataaatatgctaatcgctttaggcgcgcattttaataatcttaccttcttaaactcgggtgtgcatttcatgcgacccaaatccaaatcccaaaacattgaataaaaatatgttccggattgcgggtacatttcatgtgacgcaatccaaagacatgttcttaaacgatgttcacattcctttaaaaatataataaaagcggtaaagagctaaaatttgcacatgagctcataattatataaaatcagataatcaagccgaatatgacagttgagcgaccgtgctagaaccacggaactcgggaatgtctaacaccttctcccgggttaacagaattccttatccgaatttctggtgcgcagactgttaaatagagtcattcttttcctcgattcgggattaaattggtgacttgggacaccctaaatctcccaagtggcgactctgaaataaataaacaaattccgtttcgattatcctttaattggaaaaactccttcgccccttgcgggggcggaaaaaggaggtgtgacagtcctttaattagagaatttgtattgattataatgattatgtaacgtagcattcaatgtctttaattattcataatagcttCATTATGATTTGGAGAAAACACATATcttcaagatacctataaaagggaggtatctgATCAATTGTAGGGACAAGAGATATTATCGGAATATACTTTGATTTACTTGTTCTTCTCCTGATTACACTCTAATTACCCCAAATTACTTTCTTTtgcatattcttttgattatcagtaacccgtgttcttctaaattctagctttgactgaaattctattttttggttaaacaaattggttccgttaccgagaatttgataatctattttcttttcacttaaccttccttgttgcatcaattatgtcgaataacaatgacaacaccccaggaaaccaagagaaccaacaaagTCAGGGAGGTCCACAGAATATTAACATTCAAGTTCCTACTCCGCAAGACTCTCCACAACAATCTCGTGAGGGTACTCCTGATGGGTCTCAAATAAACGagtatgctcaatttgaaaatgctgaagctgttgatgaagctttgcagAAATTAATTGCTGTTCAGGTCAACAAAGCTGTTGAGGCACTCGTCAACCAGTTACCTGTTGCAACACCCACACCTACTCCAAATAATCACACTGTGGAAAACCCTCGTTCTGGGCTTGTTAATACAGGTAGCGGTGGAACTCCCAGTAAGTCACAGGAGAGTGAACCATGTAatgtaattaattctgatttgcaaaatttagtactaaccttgcagaaacagctcaaggagcaaagtgagcgcatagagcagatacccgaggtgccgcccataatcaaaacggtagatatggatagatattcgcaacaaccctggaagccaagtacTGCTCCACTCCCAAtaccaaaaaagttcaaaatgtctGATATttcaaagtatgatggaacaacaAACCCACGAGATCACGTGACTACGTTCACAACGggtgtaaaaggcaacgatttgactaagcaggagattgaatcagtTTTAGTCAAAAAATTTGAtgaaacactcaccaaaggagcgttaacatggtattctcttttacccgaaaattctataaattcttttgctgagcctgcagattctttcatcaaagcacactcgggagctcaaaaggtagagaaaagaatggaggatatttttaaaatcaagcaaggggactctGAACTGCTGAGAGAATTCGTGGACAAatttcaacgtgaaagaatgacattgccacgcgtacctgacaactgggcagcgataggtttcacaagtaatttgaatgaaaagagTTCTGAAGATATGAGGAGACTtaaggaaagccttcgagaattcccagctacaacgtggaatgatgtttataacaagTATAGCACAAAgttgaggattgaggaagatactATTCCGCAattccaaaaagaagaaaagataagttCGAGACGGGCAGAGACCGAAAAAAGGcccggtaaaaataggtacgagccaTATATGGGACCTTCAggaaaagactcacggtcaaTGCAGGATAATCAAAGGTACGATCATAGATCAAGAAATAGAGAATTAGGTTCTTCATCAAAATTCAAGAACGAGCGAAACAACAGAGAGTCACGAGAAGAcaatagaaatttaaaagcaaGATTCAGTGGTTATAACTTCAATGTCAGCACCTCTGAGCTCGtggctgttttgagaagcatgggagataaggttcgGTGGCCAAAGTAAatgagatcaaatccaaacatgcgcaaccctgatcattggtgcgagtttcataatgaccacgggcataaaacagcagattgcagattcttacaaagtgaagttgatcatttattaaaacaaggatatcttactgagttgttcagtgagaaaggcaagcaggcttacatgaagaacaggcaggagcctccaaaaccaccttctcccaaaagaactgttaacattataagtgggggtgaatacgtcaatggtatatcatatactgcagctaacaaaatttccaaagtaACAATTACCCAAAGAAAACGGGTGCGACATGTTTTAGAGGAAGACAATATTACATTCaatgatgcagatgcagatggcgtattaacccctcataacgatgcgctggtaatatctttaattgtacatGCTAGTCATGTGAAACGAGTTTttattgatccaggtagttccgtcaacattattttgctaagtgtattacgtgagatgcaagctgaagatagagtaataccaaaggcgcatactctatctggatttgataattctaATGTTGTCACGAAAGGAGAGGTAATACTTACCACATTTGCTGAAGGGttcgtcaaagatacaaagttccaggtagtagacatggagatggcttacaacatgattcttgGGAGACCCTGGATCCACGAAATGGATGCTGTTCCTTcgaccttgcatcaagttattaaatttccatcgccATGGGGAATCTGTCAAATTTGTGGAGATCAACATATATCCAGGGCTATCAACTCCGTTGCAAATACAAGCATGACAAGTGAaggtaaatagcaatcacagaaggcagTTGATGACTTCACAACACAAGCCTCGACTGAAGAAGGCAAACAGACGTAGactcaaggcctgataccattcaagaaccagaagagaatgaaaatatcaaaacaacgatagAGGAATTAGAGCCTGTCGTATTATTTACTTAATggcctgataaaaaagtctatgtaGGAGTCAATCTTGACCAAGAGATGAAAgtgatgactcataaactaaatgaagatccatcatacccCCCTatgaagtaaaagaaaagaaagcaagggactttcaagaatcaggtgattcaagaagaagtccaaaaattgctaaaaattggtttcattcgagaggtaaagtatcctaactggttagctaaCACTGTTGTGGTTTCgaagaagaatggtaagtggcgggtttgtgtagattacacaaaTCTTAACAAAgtctgccctaaagattcttttccactaccgcatatagatcaattgattgatgcaactgcatGTCACGAGctgttaagttttttagatgcatattcaggttataatcagattaaaatggatccgggagatgaagaaaaaacttcattcataacagaaagggggacttactgttataaagtaatgccccttggcctaaagaatgcaggtgcaacgtatcagaggttagttaccaaaatgtttcaagagtATATAGGAAAGACCATGGAGGTATATacagatgatatgcttgttaaaactcagtaCTCAAAAGATCACATATCTAACTTATCTGACACATTTTTGattttgcgcaaatttaatatgaaactaaatcccgaaaaatgtgcatttggcattgcttcaggtaagtttttgggttttcttgtttctaattgtggtattgaagtgaatcctacACAGATTAAAGCCATTGAGGAAATTCCTGacatactttcaaacaagaaagaagttcaaagattaatagGAAGAATTacagccttgggaagattcatttctagATCGTCACAGAAGTGTTTCAAATTCTTCTCAGCCCTTAAGAAgcaggatcattttgaatggaatgaggaatgtcaacatgcacttaggaatttgaaaacgtacttatcaaatccacctttgctggcaaaaccaaaggctagGGAAAAACTACTCATTTATTGCTATTTCGGAAGTGGCGGTAAGCGCTgttttggtccgagaagaacaaggtaaacaatcccctatctattacgtaagtaaatctttgttagGTGCAGAGACAAGGTATCTtcagttagaaaaacttgcacttgtgttaatcatggcatctagaaagttaagaccttaatttcagtgtcatcctatcaTTGTAGTAACTGCCTTCCCTTTACGTAACATATTACATAAacatgagttatcaggtaggttagctaagtgaGCAATAaagttaagtgaatacgaaattgcataccaacctagaactgctataaaatcacaagtattTGCTGAttttgtggctgattttagccagggaatgcagttagaagaagaaaaagaattgcaGGTATTCAATGGAGCTAACCCAGGAACTTGGACGTTATTCACTAACGGCTCGTCTCACGTAAAAGGAGCAGGTTTAGGGGTCGTATTGGTACCACCTATGGGTGAAACCATTCGGCAAGCTATCAAATGTCATTCCATAATTGACAatgaggcagaatatgaggctatgattgcaggtttagaactggcacgagaactttgcataaatcagattataatcaagagtgattcacaactcgtagtcaatcagatgctggggacttatacagccagggaagcaAGGAAGGAGCAGTACTtggaaaaggtacgggaattgataaaacaatttcaaaattggAAAGATAGATAAATACCCAGGGATGAAAATCTTGAAGcagacgccctagctaatctcgcatctgcagccgACGTGGCAAATGATGCAAATGCCTCagtgatacatttatttcattcaattCTTGATCCTGATgtgaatgaggtaaattttaataacttaacctgggattggaggaacgaaattgttgcttttttgcagtatggaaccaTCCCTGATGACAAGAAAAAGGCTTATGCGCTGCGAAGAAAGGCTACTCGGTACTGCTTAAAACAAGGAAATCTCTAtcgtaaaatgttcggtggtcccttggcaagatgccttggaccttcgcaaacagagtatgtaatgagagaaatacacgagagacattgcgggaatcacgcaggtggaagatcactggtaagatcattaattagggcaggttattactggcctaaaatggaagaagcgGCGGAAAATTTcgtggccaaatgtgataaatgccaaaggtacggtaacaatatgcatagacctacggagttattacatccggtcattgcgcCATGGCCATTTATTAAATGGGGAATGTATATCGTGGGTCCATTACCAtaagcaaaaggacaggtaaagttTTTGCTTATTcttactgattattttactaaatgggtggaggcaTGTGCATTCAAACAGGTGTGAGAAAAGGAAGCCagagattttatttggcggaatatcatatgtcgattcggcaTATACACgagtatgtaatgagagaaatacacgagagacattgcgggaatcacgcaggtggaagatcactggtaagaacattaattagggcaggttattactggcctaaaatggaagaagcgGCGGAAAGTTTCGTGACCAAAtttgataaatgccaaaggtacggtaacaatatgcatagtCCTGCGGAgttattacatccggtcattgcgccatggccatttatgaaacggggaatggatattgtgggtccattaccacaagcaaaaggagaGGTAAAGTGTTTGCTTattctcactgattattttactaaatgggtggaggcaTGTGCATTCAAACAGGTGTGAGAAAAGGAAGCCagagattttatttggcggaatatcatatgtcgattcggcaTATACACGAGTAtttaatgagagaaatacacgagagacattgcgggaatcacgcaggtggaagatcactggtaagaacattaattaggacaggttattactggcctaaaatggaagaagcggcagaaagtttcgtggccaaatgtgataaatgccaaaggtacggtaacaatatgcatagacctgcggagTTATTACATCCGATCATtgcgccatggccatttatgaaatggggaattgATATCGTGGGTCtattaccacaagcaaaaggacaggtaaagttTTTGCTTattctcactgattattttactaaatgggtggaggcaTGTGCATTCAAACAGGTATGAGAAAAGGAAGTCAGAAATtttatttggcggaatatcatatgtcgattcagcgtaccaaaggagatcatatgtgataatggccctcaATTTATAGGAGCTCAGGTCACAGAATTCCTTCGAAGTTGGTAAATTAAAAGGATAATGTCTACGCCTTATCATCCAGTGGGTAATGGGCAAGcaaaatcaacaaataaagtcattatcaacaatttgaagaaacGATTAGAAGAGTCAAAAGGGAATTGGCCAGAAGTGCTACttggtgttttatgggcatatcgtacAATGGCGAAAACTAGtacgggagaaacaccattttcattggtttacgGAACTGAAGCTTTAATTCCAGTCGAGATAGGGGAACCGAGTACCCGATTCACGCAGGCGAcacaagaatctaatgacgaggagaTGCGGGTCAATCTAGATTTACTCGAAACAAGGAGAGAAGCTGCACTAATAAGAATGGCGGCATAAAAGCaggtcatagaacgatactacaatagaaaaacacgcctcaggttcttcaaaattggggacttcgtgattaaaaaggtttttcaatctacaaAAACAACTAACACAgaaaaattaagtccaacatgggaaggaccctacagagttcgtgatgttgcaggaaaatgagcatatgaactggaaacaatggatgacagggtactaccttcacattggaatgttgttcctttgaagagatactatttctaagggaAACCCACGGTCAGGAAAAAAGCTatcccgtactaaatgatgagtcacggcCTGTAAGGCACACAGAGTAACCTAAAATTCTTGGCctagggttacaactattctgatagaaatAAATACGGGGTATGCAGTGTTCATCTATAATCGcccctccgagtcccgtatgtttttccttttcaagaAAAGGACAAAATAAGAACTATCAAGTTCTcaaggcttcatacttcaacactcaaatacttgggggactacataatatacatagatatgtgtataaagaaggcaaagaagattgagggaaaatcaagcctaaaagagtcaagtgcagagtaaaagtTACGAGATGGAGCCATTATAGTCAGGGTATTAGGGTAAAGGCCATATACTAAAAtgggttataaggaaaaaccccGTACCTATTACTCATCTTTTGTAAAAATctattacaagaaaaacagttacgagaaagttatagatgtactttaaatacatgtaaagtattataAGTTCCAATAACAACTTGTCAAATTTATTTCagagaaacatgtgtgttcctatttcttttatcgtatgttaacaccattatgaagttgagacgtctacttcattaagtgtcgaaataTAAAAGGTCcttcttttataaaactcatgttcaaattaattagtcatgaGGATAACATAAGCATTTTcgaagaataaaaatgcaaattattctgtaagtccttaaaaattaaggcaagaataaagaaaatagaaGATTATAATAATAACACGAAGaacttcttaatatgtaaaaatCTAAGACTAAGGACaaacttagtcataaaactacGAGATTGTCTATATAGATTGCCCCATAAAAGACTTGGGGACTTACGACTtcaaaatcaaccctcaaataaaGTTAAGGGTCTGATTATAGTTTTCCAAAACAAAAGCAAAATCACTAGAATGTTCAAAACCGGTCAGTGAGAAGTTTGAGGAACCGAAGTAGGAGCATCAACAGCAGTGGGTTCAATTTGGGCAGCTACATCAACAGATGCGGTTTCAATTTGGCCTGTAGCAACAAATTCGATTGGGCTTGAAAGAATTGGGAAACCCATATCAGCTTCAACATTCACGGGAGCTTCAGCCACGGGAGAGGGGAAGTCCTGAATTTGTTGATTCTTTTCAATGGTTTCGTTGATCTTAGCTAACTCCAACTCCAAGTTGAAGTTTTCTTGACCAGCTTCAAGTAGGGTATCACGACGAGAATTCAGAAATGCCCAACTTGTCTCGACaatagatttttcttcaaggatctcataatccttttcccaagTAGCGATCTCATTctttagctcttcattttcaACCAAAACGGttagaaagtgttttccaagacCTACCGTCCATCGGTGCGATCTTCAGTaatttatctacccaaccacggaagttgGGAACATCCCCCACAACTCCCATGGTAgctaaaaaaaacaacaaaagcaaaattagagaagttggcaaacttgaaggaaaaaggtacgagaaggttaaaagacttacgtgcaaaattccacttctcagggaagagAATATTATCCTCACCCattaaaccaacagtgggggcagcaacaaatcgggcataccagccgcggtctttgtcatcttcgggactcaccaaaaccctcttactcctggctactagtgtaaaaacaccattgCGAAAAAGCCTAGGTGAGTAAAGATGAATCAAGTGGGGGAAAGTAAAATGAACTTCGGCTTTAGTGGCTAAATGCCTTAAACAtgcaacaaccctccatatgaTCGGACCAAGTTGGCCTAAACAGACGTTGAAGAAACAGCAAAATTCGAGAATGACTGGGTCAATCGCTGGTCTGAACCCTAAAGTAAAAGGGTATgtgtaaacaaaagaaaacctaGTTAAATAAGAAGTTATCCTCTGATTCGGATTACGGATAATAATGGAAAAATAGTTACTCCAATGACAGTCCTTACGAACCACATGAGTCAAAACTTCTGTAATTTGAGTGGGGTGTCGACACGATCTAAAGCGACAGTCtggtttctaagagattccctATCGTGGTAAAAAGATAATTCTGTAGGGACTATCTCTTCTACTAAAGGTTCGCGTAATGGTTCAGAAGGTTCTTTACTCCTAGAAGAAGATTtgtgagaaagggaacctctAGTTCTAGAAGAGGGACCAGAACTAGAAGAAGGCATAGACGAACCACCTCGAGTAGATCTTAAGCTACGAAGCCTACCTCCCCTTCTATGCCTAACAGGGGAATTGGGGAAAGAATCAACAATGGAGACTTCTAGAGAGTGGGGGTTTGGTGAAG is a genomic window of Nicotiana tabacum cultivar K326 chromosome 16, ASM71507v2, whole genome shotgun sequence containing:
- the LOC142170275 gene encoding uncharacterized protein LOC142170275, whose amino-acid sequence is MSTPYHPVGNGQAKSTNKVIINNLKKRLEESKGNWPEVLLGVLWAYRTMAKTSTGETPFSLVYGTEALIPVEIGEPSTRFTQATQESNDEEMRVNLDLLETRREAALIRMAA